The following proteins come from a genomic window of Candidatus Cloacimonadota bacterium:
- a CDS encoding sigma 54-interacting transcriptional regulator, whose translation MKGKKMRKYFELLTKLKEVGKTEKFAVYQDIFITCFINRDDAIFQHFDDFLDLLEEFIAFDSKPELQIKNLITQNFEILFHFIRSSNNSIAFEKYHETYLIYKKYFTNFQAHAKILQYLGYIFWLKQNIKKSIIVLEQSLHMANKYCDKDIIPNRYTNLGYIYECSGDFEKAQFYYQQGLDFAKNNNSEEALKFAYDAMGRLFFGRELYQKAILYFEESIKLYHDDKHLDKVSVTCNLASSYMYINKNETAKQYFNQINKKWIRDANPELYYSIIANSAINEGLLKNFSKAENSLLDVIQFAESNNTVELLLIAHLELGIIYLQSNQYEKSSEFLFKALEIADSTQNEKQLLRIYTKLALVFKQKKEFTKSIIFAKKAGLLSKKQNNLQQNIDVLKNLSDCYEEEENYKQAYLTEKEINELQEKMFTENRDKEEELEMNPLIGTEKHKHYIFRESNSLISMELAHQIGTPFIGRTQSMLKVIQQALLAAANSYSSVLIRGESGTGKEIVAKLIHYSSSRASYPFVAVNSASFNPGLVQSALFGHVKGAFTGASTRQIGHFEAANQGTIFFDEIGEMPLDTQTSLLRVLEEKKIKPIGSHKEIIVDFRLISATNRDVYDDVKNGKFRLDFLNRVNTLEIVIPPLRERKDDIPILVEYFLEEISGKLGEKKPVISVSALKMLCDYDYPGNVRELRNTLEKLILFSNHSEIGADDIYLLQNPDSGTQFSETDFSTLHLETLEKNAILKALKESDNVKTEAAKLLGITSYALLRRIKKYNLFS comes from the coding sequence TACTGTTTCATTTTATCCGCTCATCAAACAACTCTATTGCTTTCGAAAAATATCACGAGACTTATTTAATTTATAAGAAATACTTCACAAATTTTCAAGCTCATGCAAAAATTTTACAATATCTTGGATATATTTTTTGGCTAAAGCAAAATATTAAGAAAAGTATTATTGTATTAGAACAATCTTTACATATGGCAAATAAATATTGTGATAAGGATATTATCCCAAATCGTTATACTAATTTGGGCTATATTTATGAATGCTCAGGAGATTTTGAAAAAGCACAATTTTATTATCAGCAGGGATTGGACTTTGCTAAGAATAATAATTCCGAAGAAGCTCTAAAATTTGCTTATGACGCAATGGGAAGATTGTTTTTTGGCAGAGAACTTTATCAAAAAGCAATTCTTTATTTTGAAGAATCCATCAAACTGTATCATGATGATAAACACTTGGATAAAGTATCTGTGACATGCAATCTTGCTTCTTCTTATATGTACATCAATAAGAATGAAACTGCTAAACAATATTTCAATCAGATTAATAAAAAATGGATTCGAGATGCAAATCCTGAATTGTATTATTCCATTATTGCTAACTCTGCTATTAATGAGGGACTGCTAAAAAATTTCAGCAAAGCAGAAAATTCTTTATTAGATGTTATTCAGTTTGCCGAATCTAACAATACGGTTGAACTTTTGCTTATTGCTCATTTGGAATTAGGTATCATTTATCTCCAATCCAATCAGTATGAAAAATCATCCGAATTCCTTTTTAAAGCTTTAGAAATCGCAGATAGCACCCAAAATGAAAAACAATTATTAAGAATTTATACGAAATTAGCGCTCGTCTTCAAGCAGAAAAAGGAGTTTACAAAATCTATCATTTTTGCTAAAAAGGCTGGATTATTAAGTAAAAAACAGAATAATTTGCAGCAAAACATTGATGTTCTGAAAAATCTTTCCGATTGTTATGAAGAGGAAGAAAATTACAAACAAGCGTATCTAACGGAAAAAGAGATTAATGAATTACAAGAAAAAATGTTTACTGAAAATAGAGATAAAGAAGAAGAATTAGAAATGAATCCATTGATAGGAACAGAAAAACACAAACACTATATTTTTCGAGAGAGTAACTCTCTTATATCAATGGAACTTGCTCATCAAATTGGAACCCCTTTTATTGGTAGAACACAATCAATGCTTAAAGTAATCCAGCAAGCACTATTGGCTGCTGCAAATAGCTATTCCAGCGTGTTAATTCGGGGAGAATCCGGAACCGGAAAAGAAATTGTTGCAAAATTGATTCATTATTCAAGTTCTCGAGCTAGTTATCCTTTTGTTGCAGTGAATAGTGCGTCATTTAATCCCGGTCTAGTTCAAAGCGCTTTATTTGGTCATGTAAAAGGAGCATTCACAGGAGCTAGTACACGACAAATCGGTCACTTTGAAGCTGCTAATCAAGGCACCATTTTTTTTGATGAAATTGGTGAAATGCCTTTAGATACCCAGACATCTCTTTTGCGAGTTCTTGAAGAAAAAAAAATAAAACCAATTGGCAGCCATAAGGAAATTATTGTTGATTTTAGATTAATCAGCGCTACTAATCGTGATGTTTATGATGATGTAAAAAATGGAAAATTCAGATTAGATTTTCTTAATCGAGTTAATACATTAGAGATTGTTATCCCGCCATTGCGTGAGAGGAAAGACGATATCCCTATTTTAGTAGAATATTTTTTAGAAGAAATATCTGGCAAATTAGGAGAAAAAAAACCCGTAATTTCTGTTTCTGCGTTAAAAATGCTGTGTGATTATGATTATCCGGGAAATGTTAGAGAATTACGCAATACCTTGGAAAAATTGATTCTCTTCTCAAACCACAGTGAAATCGGGGCAGATGATATTTATTTGTTACAAAATCCTGATTCTGGAACGCAATTCTCTGAAACTGATTTTTCGACTTTGCATTTAGAAACTTTAGAAAAAAATGCAATTTTAAAAGCATTAAAAGAATCTGATAACGTAAAAACTGAAGCTGCGAAGCTACTCGGAATCACTTCATATGCATTACTAAGGCGTATAAAAAAATATAACCTGTTTTCTTAA